One window from the genome of Anopheles merus strain MAF chromosome 3R, AmerM5.1, whole genome shotgun sequence encodes:
- the LOC121596791 gene encoding homocysteine S-methyltransferase-like: protein MTNVTVLDGGFATQLSVHVGKSIDGDPLWSARFNATDPNAVFRTHLDFLEAGAQAIMTNTYQASIEGYVEHLHLTEDTSLNLIKSTVRVAQMARNHFLAKGPANEQRSVPLLVASIGPYGAHLHDGSEYTGRYAADVCADTIQKWHRPRIDACLEAGVDVLGIETIPCKMEAEALLDMLCDEYPTVRFWISFQCKDNQHLANGELFADTVSSLWAKARSRRSKNLLALGVNCVHPQIVTPLFRSVNEKKLPEVRIPLIVYPNSGEVYTVEDGWQGREDCVPLEHYVPQWIDLGARFIGGCCRTYARDIQRIKQTVINHASNSNHCQ, encoded by the exons GTTCAATGCGACCGATCCGAATGCGGTGTTTAGGACGCATCTGGACTTTCTGGAGGCAGGCGCGCAAGCGATCATGACCAACACCTACCAGGCAAGCATCGAGGGGTACGTGGAGCATCTGCATCTGACCGAAGACACCAGCCTGAACCTGATCAAATCGACCGTCCGGGTGGCACAGATGGCACGGAATCACTTTCTCGCGAAGGGACCCGCCAACGAGCAGCGCTCCGTCCCGCTGCTGGTGGCTTCGATCGGCCCGTACGGGGCGCACCTGCACGATGGGTCGGAGTACACGGGCCGGTACGCGGCCGATGTGTGCGCGGACACGATCCAGAAGTGGCATCGTCCCCGCATTGACGCCTGTCTGGAGGCGGGCGTCGATGTGCTTGGCATCGAAACGATTCCCTGTAAG ATGGAAGCGGAAGCCCTGCTCGACATGCTGTGCGACGAATACCCGACGGTCCGGTTCTGGATCTCCTTCCAGTGCAAGGACAATCAACACCTTGCCAACGGGGAGCTGTTCGCCGACACGGTCAGCTCCCTCTGGGCGAAGGCACGGTCGAGACGGTCCAAGAACCTGCTCGCACTCGGCGTGAACTGTGTGCATCCGCAAATCGTAACGCCCCTGTTCCGGAGCGTCAACGAGAAGAAGCTCCCCGAGGTGCGCATTCCGCTCATCGTTTACCCGAACTCGGGCGAGGTGTACACCGTGGAGGATGG CTGGCAGGGAAGGGAGGACTGTGTCCCACTGGAACACTACGTGCCGCAGTGGATCGATCTCGGGGCACGATTTATTGGCGGCTGCTGCCGTACGTACGCACGCGACATCCAGCGCATCAAGCAGACTGTGATCAATCACGCCTCCAACTCCAACCATTGCCAGTAG